The following coding sequences lie in one Flavobacteriales bacterium genomic window:
- a CDS encoding N-acetyltransferase, which yields MSNYFSHETAIVDEGCEIGEGTKIWHFSHIMPNCKLGAGCNIGQNVVISPEVILGKNVKIQNNVSIYTGVTCDDDVFLGPSMVFTNVLNPRSAINRRGDYLKTHVGKGASIGANATIVCGHDIGEYAFIGAGAVVTKNIPAYSLWVGNPAKQIGWVSEYGHRLDFDKEGIATCMESKEKYKLENNSVKKI from the coding sequence ATGAGTAATTATTTTTCACATGAAACAGCCATCGTTGATGAGGGTTGTGAAATAGGAGAAGGAACAAAGATTTGGCATTTTTCGCATATCATGCCAAATTGCAAACTTGGTGCAGGGTGTAACATTGGTCAAAATGTAGTTATCTCGCCAGAAGTTATTTTGGGTAAAAATGTTAAAATTCAAAATAACGTTTCTATTTACACGGGAGTTACTTGCGATGATGATGTGTTTTTAGGACCTTCAATGGTTTTTACAAATGTTTTGAATCCAAGAAGTGCAATAAACAGACGAGGAGATTATTTAAAAACTCACGTAGGGAAAGGTGCATCAATAGGTGCTAATGCTACTATTGTTTGTGGTCATGATATTGGCGAATATGCTTTTATTGGTGCTGGTGCAGTTGTTACCAAAAATATTCCTGCTTATTCGTTATGGGTTGGTAATCCAGCAAAACAAATAGGGTGGGTTAGTGAATATGGACACAGATTAGACTTTGACAAGGAAGGTATAGCAACATGTATGGAGAGTAAAGAAAAATATAAATTAGAAAATAATTCAGTCAAAAAAATATAA
- a CDS encoding SDR family oxidoreductase, whose translation MKKVLITGAAGFLGSHLCDRFLKEGFFVVGMDNLITGDMRNLQHLSNEPNFRFVKHDVSEHINFEGELDYILHFASPASPIDYLKIPIQTLKVGSLGTHNLLGLAKAKNARMLIASTSEVYGDPKVHPQTEEYWGNVNPVGPRGVYDEAKRFQEAITMAYHRYHGVETRIVRIFNTYGPRMRLNDGRVLPAFIGQALRGQDLTVFGKGNQTRSFCYVDDLIEGIYRLLMSDYAEPVNIGNPDEITILEFAEEIIKLTGTNQKIIFKELPVDDPMQRQPNIDKARSILNWEPKVSRAEGLKITYDYFRSLTEEDLYKVDHKNFDEYIKK comes from the coding sequence ATGAAAAAAGTTTTAATAACAGGTGCAGCAGGTTTTTTAGGCTCTCATTTATGTGATAGATTCTTGAAAGAGGGATTTTTTGTAGTAGGAATGGATAATCTTATTACAGGAGATATGAGAAATCTACAACACTTGTCAAATGAACCTAATTTTAGGTTTGTTAAACACGATGTTTCAGAACATATTAATTTTGAGGGAGAGTTAGATTACATTTTACATTTTGCATCTCCCGCATCACCAATTGATTATTTAAAAATTCCTATTCAAACCTTAAAAGTTGGGTCTTTAGGTACACATAATTTATTGGGGCTAGCCAAAGCAAAAAATGCAAGGATGTTAATAGCATCAACTTCTGAAGTTTATGGAGACCCTAAGGTTCATCCACAAACAGAAGAATATTGGGGTAATGTAAATCCAGTTGGACCTAGAGGTGTTTATGACGAAGCAAAAAGATTTCAGGAAGCGATAACTATGGCTTACCATCGTTATCATGGAGTGGAAACAAGAATAGTACGTATTTTTAATACTTATGGACCTCGCATGCGTTTAAATGACGGTAGAGTTTTACCTGCATTTATTGGCCAGGCTTTACGAGGGCAAGATTTAACCGTTTTTGGAAAAGGAAATCAAACACGTTCATTTTGTTATGTAGATGATTTAATTGAAGGAATTTATCGTTTATTAATGAGCGATTATGCCGAACCAGTTAATATTGGTAATCCAGATGAAATTACTATTTTGGAGTTTGCTGAAGAAATTATAAAATTGACAGGAACGAATCAAAAGATAATTTTTAAAGAATTACCTGTTGACGACCCCATGCAACGACAACCAAACATTGATAAAGCACGTTCTATTTTAAATTGGGAACCAAAAGTAAGTCGTGCCGAAGGGTTGAAAATTACATATGACTATTTTAGAAGTTTAACGGAAGAAGATTTATACAAGGTGGATCATAAAAACTTTGATGAATATATAAAAAAGTAA
- a CDS encoding 3-deoxy-D-manno-octulosonic acid transferase encodes MILFYQISIQLYAFGIRIASLFKPKAKLWVEGRQHLLQKIETTINNSENHVWFHCASLGEYEQAKPIIEKIKLEYPNYTILVTFFSPSGYELRKNDSLVDYAFYLPIDTISNATSFIELVNPKMVFFVKYEFWFNYILQLKARNIPTYLVSGVFRTDQLFFKWYGKWYKKVLNGFTHFFVQNEASKRLLNEHGFNNVTLSGDTRYDRVFENSLNPTELPLIAKFKENKLLMVGGSTWQPEEQILASFSNTGFKIIVAPHDISESHIKQIEHLFKNKCLRYSNATLENVLNESVLIIDNIGILSNIYQYSDVSLIGGGFSGSLHNILEPACFGNVVLFGSKHIKYHEAQELINQKGAFEINNETDFNTILDSLLENLDIYQKNSSNFVKNKIGATSKIVDYLKSN; translated from the coding sequence GTGATTCTCTTTTATCAAATATCTATTCAACTTTATGCATTTGGAATTAGAATTGCTTCACTATTTAAGCCAAAAGCAAAGTTATGGGTTGAAGGAAGGCAACATCTTCTTCAAAAAATAGAAACCACCATTAATAATTCGGAAAACCATGTTTGGTTTCATTGTGCTAGCCTTGGAGAATATGAACAAGCAAAACCCATAATTGAAAAAATAAAGTTAGAATATCCAAATTATACGATTTTAGTTACATTTTTTTCACCTTCTGGTTACGAACTACGGAAAAATGATTCTTTAGTTGATTATGCTTTTTATTTACCAATCGATACCATTTCAAATGCAACATCTTTTATTGAACTAGTTAATCCAAAAATGGTATTTTTTGTGAAATATGAATTTTGGTTCAATTATATTTTGCAATTAAAAGCTAGGAACATTCCTACTTATCTTGTTTCTGGGGTTTTTAGAACCGACCAACTCTTTTTTAAATGGTATGGAAAATGGTATAAAAAAGTATTAAATGGTTTTACTCACTTTTTTGTTCAAAACGAAGCATCAAAAAGGCTTTTAAATGAACATGGGTTTAATAATGTTACTTTAAGTGGTGATACACGCTATGACAGGGTTTTTGAAAACTCACTAAATCCAACAGAATTGCCGTTAATTGCAAAGTTTAAAGAAAATAAGTTGTTAATGGTTGGAGGAAGCACATGGCAACCAGAAGAACAAATTTTAGCTAGTTTTAGTAATACAGGCTTTAAAATTATTGTTGCTCCTCATGATATTAGCGAGTCTCACATTAAGCAAATAGAACACCTTTTTAAAAATAAATGTTTGAGATACAGTAACGCCACGCTAGAAAATGTGCTAAATGAAAGCGTTTTGATTATTGATAATATTGGAATATTATCCAACATTTATCAATACAGTGATGTTTCATTGATTGGAGGTGGGTTTAGTGGCTCTTTACACAATATTTTAGAGCCAGCTTGTTTTGGAAATGTAGTTTTGTTTGGGTCAAAGCATATTAAATATCATGAAGCTCAAGAACTAATCAACCAGAAAGGAGCTTTTGAAATTAATAATGAAACCGATTTTAATACAATTTTAGATTCCTTACTTGAGAATCTTGATATATATCAAAAAAATAGCTCCAACTTTGTAAAAAACAAAATTGGAGCTACTTCAAAAATTGTAGATTATCTTAAGTCAAACTAA
- a CDS encoding UDP-glucose/GDP-mannose dehydrogenase family protein encodes MNIAVIGTGYVGLVSGTCFAETGNNVICVDINEAKVKKMRNGEIPIYEPHLDVLFERNIKQGRLKFTTDINEAIKDAKIIFLALPTPPDEDGSADLSYILGVADTLGKIITDYKVVVDKSTVPVGTAEKVRQAIAKNATVDFDVVSNPEFLREGYAVDDFLKPDRVVIGTSSEKAKEIMNHLYKPYVRQGNPIIFMDEKSAELTKYAANSFLATKITFMNEIANFCEKVGADVDMVRIGIGSDSRIGKRFLFPGIGYGGSCFPKDVQALAKSGKEYGYNFGILESVMRINEEQKTIIVPKIKEYFKNDLKDKKIAIWGLAFKPDTDDIREAPALYVIDELLAEGAKIVAYDPEAMENVAEKYGNKITFATSRDEAIKGVDALVIATEWQVFRNPDFDVMSKEMKQKVIFDGRNLYDIAEMKELGFYYSSIGRILVRG; translated from the coding sequence ATGAATATTGCAGTTATAGGTACAGGTTATGTTGGTTTAGTATCAGGGACATGTTTTGCTGAAACGGGAAACAATGTGATTTGTGTTGATATCAATGAAGCCAAAGTTAAAAAAATGAGAAATGGTGAGATTCCAATTTATGAACCTCATTTAGATGTATTGTTTGAAAGAAATATCAAACAAGGAAGGCTTAAGTTTACTACAGATATTAATGAAGCGATTAAAGATGCTAAAATAATTTTCCTTGCATTGCCAACCCCTCCAGATGAGGATGGTTCAGCCGATTTATCTTATATTTTGGGTGTAGCAGATACTCTTGGTAAAATCATTACAGACTACAAGGTTGTTGTTGATAAAAGCACAGTACCTGTTGGTACAGCTGAGAAGGTTAGGCAAGCAATAGCAAAAAATGCAACTGTTGATTTTGATGTTGTATCAAACCCTGAATTTTTAAGAGAGGGCTATGCTGTTGACGATTTTTTGAAACCTGATAGAGTTGTTATAGGAACTTCTTCAGAGAAAGCAAAAGAAATAATGAATCACCTATATAAACCTTATGTTCGACAAGGAAATCCAATCATTTTTATGGATGAAAAATCTGCAGAATTAACAAAATATGCAGCAAACTCATTTTTGGCAACAAAAATTACCTTCATGAATGAGATTGCAAACTTTTGTGAAAAAGTAGGTGCTGATGTGGATATGGTTCGTATTGGAATAGGTTCAGATTCAAGAATTGGAAAACGATTTTTGTTCCCTGGTATTGGTTATGGCGGTAGTTGTTTTCCAAAAGATGTTCAAGCTTTAGCTAAATCGGGTAAAGAATATGGCTACAACTTTGGTATACTAGAATCGGTAATGCGTATAAATGAAGAGCAAAAAACCATTATTGTTCCTAAAATTAAAGAATACTTTAAAAATGATTTGAAAGATAAAAAAATTGCCATTTGGGGTTTAGCTTTTAAACCAGATACTGATGACATTAGAGAAGCTCCAGCTTTATATGTTATTGATGAATTATTAGCCGAAGGTGCAAAAATTGTTGCTTACGACCCAGAAGCAATGGAGAATGTAGCTGAAAAATATGGTAACAAAATCACTTTTGCTACAAGCAGAGACGAGGCTATAAAAGGTGTTGATGCATTAGTTATTGCAACAGAATGGCAAGTGTTTAGAAACCCTGATTTTGATGTGATGTCAAAAGAAATGAAACAAAAAGTAATTTTTGATGGAAGAAATTTATATGATATTGCTGAAATGAAAGAATTGGGTTTTTATTATAGTAGTATTGGACGAATATTAGTGAGAGGATAG
- a CDS encoding Gfo/Idh/MocA family oxidoreductase → MIAENQKIKFAVVGCGHIGKRHAEMIVGNQESELMALCDEGDKNSLGIEKYNVPFFNSIDDLLNSNLEIDVVNICTPNGLHAEHSKKALEKKYHVVCEKPMGLTKANCEEVIFKALQVSKNFFCVMQNRYSPPSVWIKEVVEKGILGDIFMVQLNCYWNRDDRYYKKGGWKGTQQLDGGTLFTQFSHFIDIMYWLFGDITNIQGKFKDFTHQDSTDFEDSGFVSFDFINGGMGSLNYSTAVATQNLESSITIIGRNGSVKIGGQYMNEVEVCNIDGYEMPKLAAANPPNDYGPYKGSAANHHYIIENVINTLKGRTSATTNALEGLKVVDIIERIYALRDKSLLKNN, encoded by the coding sequence ATGATTGCTGAAAATCAGAAAATAAAATTTGCGGTAGTAGGTTGTGGACATATTGGTAAACGACATGCTGAAATGATTGTTGGAAATCAAGAATCAGAATTGATGGCTTTGTGTGATGAGGGAGACAAAAATAGTTTGGGAATAGAAAAGTATAATGTTCCTTTTTTTAATTCTATTGATGATTTATTAAACTCAAACTTAGAAATTGATGTTGTTAACATTTGTACTCCAAATGGCTTACATGCTGAACATTCCAAAAAAGCATTAGAAAAAAAATATCACGTGGTTTGTGAAAAACCGATGGGGTTAACAAAAGCAAACTGTGAAGAGGTTATCTTCAAAGCATTACAAGTATCTAAAAATTTCTTCTGTGTAATGCAAAATAGGTACTCACCACCTTCAGTTTGGATTAAAGAGGTGGTTGAAAAGGGAATTTTAGGAGATATTTTTATGGTACAATTGAATTGTTATTGGAATAGAGATGATAGATATTATAAAAAAGGTGGATGGAAAGGCACTCAACAATTAGATGGAGGAACATTGTTTACTCAATTTTCTCATTTTATAGATATTATGTATTGGTTGTTTGGTGATATCACTAATATTCAAGGAAAATTTAAAGATTTTACTCATCAAGACTCAACTGATTTTGAAGATTCTGGTTTTGTAAGTTTCGATTTTATAAACGGTGGAATGGGTTCTTTAAATTATTCTACTGCTGTTGCGACTCAAAATTTGGAAAGTAGTATTACCATAATAGGTAGAAATGGTAGTGTAAAAATAGGTGGTCAATACATGAACGAAGTAGAGGTATGTAATATTGATGGTTACGAGATGCCCAAATTAGCCGCAGCCAATCCTCCGAATGATTATGGACCTTACAAAGGATCAGCAGCAAACCATCATTACATTATTGAAAATGTTATCAATACATTAAAAGGAAGAACATCTGCAACAACTAATGCTTTAGAAGGTTTAAAAGTTGTTGATATCATCGAAAGAATTTACGCATTAAGAGATAAATCACTTTTAAAAAACAATTAA
- a CDS encoding DegT/DnrJ/EryC1/StrS family aminotransferase yields the protein MVDLKGQYQKIKSEVDAAILDVIESTAYINGPEVQSFQKELESFLKVKHVIPCANGTDALQIALMALDLKPGDEVITSDFTFAATPEVIGVLQLNLVLVDVDADTYNMDVEKLKKAITSKTKAIVPVHLFGQCANMEEIMKIAAAKNIFVVEDTAQAIGAEYTFSNGEVKQAGTIGHIGTTSFFPSKNLGCYGDGGAIFTNDDNYAAICRSIVNHGMGERYYYERLGVNSRLDSIQAAILRIKLRQLDNYAKARNEAANYYDKAFASCEKIKTPVRDPKSTHVFHQYTLVGCGVDHFELQKYLGTKGIPCMIYYPVPLHTQEAYKTPQMKHEDFEVTNALCESVFSLPMHTELTTEQLKYITDSVLEFVNK from the coding sequence ATGGTTGACCTTAAAGGTCAATATCAAAAAATAAAATCTGAGGTTGACGCTGCTATTCTTGATGTTATTGAGTCTACAGCATATATTAATGGACCTGAAGTGCAATCTTTTCAAAAAGAACTAGAATCATTTTTAAAAGTAAAACATGTTATTCCTTGTGCTAATGGAACAGATGCTTTGCAAATAGCTTTAATGGCTCTTGATTTAAAACCTGGAGATGAAGTAATTACTTCAGATTTTACTTTTGCTGCAACACCTGAGGTAATTGGCGTGCTTCAATTAAACCTTGTTTTGGTTGATGTTGATGCTGACACATACAATATGGATGTCGAAAAATTAAAAAAAGCAATAACTTCAAAAACTAAGGCAATCGTTCCAGTTCATTTATTTGGTCAATGTGCCAACATGGAAGAAATCATGAAAATTGCGGCTGCAAAAAACATATTTGTGGTTGAGGATACTGCTCAAGCAATAGGAGCTGAATATACGTTTAGTAATGGAGAAGTTAAACAAGCTGGAACAATTGGGCATATTGGAACAACTTCATTTTTTCCATCTAAAAATTTAGGTTGTTATGGCGATGGTGGAGCAATATTTACGAATGATGATAATTATGCCGCAATTTGCCGTTCAATTGTTAATCACGGTATGGGTGAAAGATATTACTACGAGAGATTGGGAGTAAACTCAAGGTTAGATTCAATACAGGCTGCTATTTTGAGAATCAAATTGAGACAATTGGATAATTATGCTAAAGCAAGAAATGAAGCAGCTAATTATTATGATAAAGCTTTTGCTTCTTGCGAAAAAATAAAAACTCCAGTAAGAGATCCAAAATCAACACATGTTTTTCATCAATATACACTTGTAGGTTGTGGAGTAGACCATTTTGAACTTCAAAAATATTTAGGAACTAAAGGTATCCCATGTATGATTTATTATCCAGTTCCACTTCATACTCAGGAGGCTTATAAAACTCCTCAAATGAAACACGAAGATTTTGAAGTTACCAATGCCTTGTGTGAGTCTGTTTTTTCTCTACCAATGCATACTGAATTAACAACAGAACAATTAAAATACATTACCGATTCGGTTTTAGAATTTGTAAATAAATAA
- a CDS encoding (Fe-S)-binding protein has product MSNLKVPTMAEMMASGQNPDVLFWVGCAGSFDDRAKKITRAFVKILNNVGVNFAVLGTEESCTGDPAKRAGNEFLFQMQAMGNIQVLNAYEIKKIVTTCPHCFNTLKNEYPELGGNYEVLHHSEFLQNLINEGKLTVEGGVFKGKKITFHDPCYLGRANDVYEAPRTLIEKLDAELVEMKRCKSKGFCCGAGGAQMFKEAEKGNKEVNIERTEEALELQPDIIATGCPFCMTMMTDGVKLKDKETETKVFDLAELIAKANDL; this is encoded by the coding sequence ATGAGTAACCTTAAAGTACCAACAATGGCTGAAATGATGGCTTCAGGACAAAATCCTGATGTGTTGTTTTGGGTAGGCTGCGCCGGTAGTTTTGACGATAGAGCAAAAAAAATAACCCGAGCATTTGTAAAAATATTAAACAACGTTGGTGTAAATTTTGCTGTTTTAGGTACAGAAGAAAGCTGTACTGGAGATCCCGCAAAACGAGCAGGAAATGAGTTTTTGTTTCAAATGCAAGCCATGGGAAATATTCAGGTATTAAATGCTTACGAAATAAAAAAAATAGTAACTACTTGCCCACATTGTTTTAATACCTTAAAAAACGAATATCCTGAGTTGGGAGGTAATTACGAGGTTTTACATCATTCCGAATTTCTACAAAACTTAATTAACGAAGGCAAATTAACTGTTGAAGGTGGTGTTTTTAAAGGAAAGAAAATAACTTTTCATGACCCTTGTTATTTAGGCAGAGCTAACGATGTTTACGAAGCCCCCAGAACATTAATTGAAAAATTAGATGCTGAATTGGTTGAAATGAAGCGTTGTAAATCAAAAGGATTTTGTTGTGGTGCTGGTGGAGCTCAAATGTTTAAAGAAGCTGAAAAAGGAAACAAAGAAGTAAACATTGAACGAACAGAAGAAGCTTTAGAATTACAACCTGATATTATTGCAACAGGTTGTCCTTTTTGTATGACAATGATGACTGATGGAGTGAAATTGAAAGATAAAGAAACAGAAACCAAAGTTTTTGATTTAGCCGAATTGATTGCTAAAGCAAACGATTTATAA